The following proteins are encoded in a genomic region of Lactiplantibacillus plantarum:
- a CDS encoding helix-turn-helix domain-containing protein, translating to MTESELIIQRLYDLMRERNLTVNRLATLAGVTQSTVSSFIYRQSVPKVDLLHSLCSALGISVHDFFDFPPYNEVEK from the coding sequence ATGACTGAATCAGAATTAATAATTCAACGCTTGTATGATCTTATGCGCGAGCGTAATTTAACCGTTAATCGTTTGGCCACGTTAGCAGGAGTTACTCAATCAACGGTGAGTTCTTTCATTTACCGGCAGAGTGTTCCAAAAGTAGATCTATTGCATTCACTTTGTTCTGCCCTCGGTATCAGTGTCCACGACTTCTTCGACTTTCCGCCTTACAACGAGGTGGAAAAATGA
- a CDS encoding helix-turn-helix transcriptional regulator encodes MIGSEIKKIRSKLGWTQAKLADAAGVSQSTVNTLENRTKHPDAVTLNLLAKAMGVTVDDLLEPKEVAK; translated from the coding sequence ATGATTGGCTCAGAAATTAAAAAAATTCGTTCCAAGCTTGGCTGGACACAAGCAAAGCTAGCTGATGCTGCGGGCGTATCACAGAGTACTGTAAATACTCTTGAGAACCGAACAAAGCATCCTGATGCTGTAACACTAAATTTACTTGCAAAAGCAATGGGTGTAACTGTGGATGACTTATTAGAACCAAAGGAGGTGGCCAAGTAA
- a CDS encoding DUF771 domain-containing protein, with the protein MSDTILIRHEAPKGFQFISEEEYEKFQAWKQAQRGIRTWKLKDLAKYKYGTKSTERASRYLTKHRHDLDIEQGGFIDYVNTHNGWQIPAAEMIDYLLDHPD; encoded by the coding sequence ATGTCAGATACGATATTGATTCGGCATGAGGCTCCAAAGGGATTCCAATTCATTAGCGAAGAAGAATACGAGAAGTTCCAAGCCTGGAAGCAAGCACAACGTGGTATTCGTACTTGGAAGCTTAAAGATTTGGCCAAGTATAAATACGGAACTAAATCAACCGAACGAGCCTCACGATATTTAACCAAGCATCGTCATGATTTGGACATTGAACAGGGTGGCTTCATTGATTATGTGAATACCCATAACGGCTGGCAGATTCCAGCAGCTGAGATGATCGATTACCTATTAGATCATCCCGATTAA
- a CDS encoding helix-turn-helix domain-containing protein, protein MKNKFAEQLSLALGKNKTLTQQQIADRTHVSPGQLSRLKSGSRSTDPQIRKSLANVINDFWLNYSGARENFGVLSFQNDRRLKGDMFSALMRQKKEQQEREAMEAEFENAIAINPNDRTPAQQLVIERYPREYAEEISAEITDLAKKAEYAGIPMDKLQEVIDKVNQENG, encoded by the coding sequence ATGAAGAACAAGTTTGCAGAGCAATTGTCATTGGCATTAGGTAAAAATAAAACACTAACACAGCAGCAGATTGCAGATAGGACGCATGTTTCTCCCGGACAATTGTCCCGGTTGAAGAGTGGATCAAGAAGCACTGATCCACAAATTAGGAAGTCGTTAGCAAATGTAATTAACGATTTTTGGCTTAATTATTCTGGTGCTCGTGAGAATTTCGGAGTGCTGTCATTTCAGAATGACAGGCGTCTAAAGGGTGATATGTTCTCAGCCCTAATGCGTCAGAAGAAAGAGCAGCAAGAACGAGAGGCAATGGAAGCCGAGTTTGAGAACGCTATTGCGATTAACCCAAATGATCGGACACCGGCGCAGCAGCTAGTTATTGAACGTTATCCACGTGAATATGCAGAAGAGATTAGCGCCGAGATAACTGATTTGGCTAAGAAAGCTGAGTATGCCGGTATCCCAATGGATAAATTGCAGGAAGTAATCGATAAAGTCAACCAAGAAAATGGCTAG
- a CDS encoding recombination system host exonuclease inhibitor encodes MIPTQADLNEHWQQRNDSRDWVLDADNYCYDGDEFDKAQLFQDYIDNNDFEQWATDMQADMLSAICIVTFGSTDVSVLYPDQGEEPNWQWLIDVFGQSRLWDELLAHIDTDTMMTRLGYNWVSEEEEA; translated from the coding sequence ATGATACCAACACAGGCAGATTTAAACGAGCATTGGCAGCAACGTAACGACTCACGTGACTGGGTACTTGACGCAGATAACTATTGCTACGATGGTGATGAGTTCGACAAGGCACAGTTGTTTCAAGATTACATCGATAACAATGACTTTGAGCAGTGGGCGACTGATATGCAGGCCGATATGTTGAGCGCCATTTGTATCGTCACTTTCGGTTCGACTGACGTTAGCGTGTTATATCCAGATCAAGGTGAGGAGCCAAATTGGCAATGGTTGATTGATGTGTTTGGTCAGTCCCGTCTATGGGACGAGCTACTGGCACACATCGACACAGACACGATGATGACACGTCTGGGCTATAACTGGGTATCAGAGGAGGAAGAAGCATGA
- a CDS encoding recombinase RecT has protein sequence MSNELVTMVNNNIEDMKNNEGLSLPPDYSVGNALNSAYLILSDTSKGQPLLDKCDQGSVIKALMNMAIQGLSPAKNQCYFIPYGNQLVMQRSYFGSISVVKRLSNVKDIQAQVVHKDDTFKIGGENGVLVVKEFEPSFENLDKPIIGAFAWVEDLNGNRTYTVMTKKDIDTSWSHAKTKKVQNEFPEEMAKRTVINRAAKFYINSSSDNDLFVQAVNDTTSSEYENDDPKDVTPTKRSLVADVEENKAEKVESVEPVKEPVKTAVKEAPSNDQEPAKDGANQQNLFDNLNDVGSEADAE, from the coding sequence ATGAGTAATGAGTTAGTTACGATGGTTAATAACAATATTGAGGATATGAAGAATAATGAAGGCTTGTCATTACCACCTGATTATTCAGTAGGGAATGCATTAAACAGTGCTTACTTGATTTTGAGTGATACGTCTAAGGGCCAACCATTACTTGATAAGTGTGACCAAGGATCAGTTATCAAGGCATTGATGAACATGGCAATTCAAGGATTGAGCCCAGCTAAAAACCAATGCTATTTCATTCCTTATGGCAACCAGTTAGTCATGCAGCGCTCCTATTTTGGCTCAATTAGCGTTGTAAAGCGTCTTTCAAACGTTAAGGATATTCAGGCACAGGTTGTCCACAAAGACGACACGTTCAAGATTGGTGGTGAAAATGGAGTATTGGTGGTTAAAGAGTTCGAGCCAAGCTTTGAGAACCTAGACAAGCCAATCATTGGGGCATTCGCATGGGTCGAAGATCTGAACGGCAACCGGACATACACGGTTATGACAAAGAAGGACATCGACACCAGTTGGAGCCATGCTAAGACGAAGAAGGTTCAAAACGAGTTCCCAGAAGAGATGGCTAAACGGACTGTAATTAATCGAGCTGCCAAGTTCTACATTAACAGTTCAAGCGACAACGATTTGTTCGTGCAAGCAGTTAACGACACGACGAGTTCCGAGTACGAAAATGATGATCCGAAGGATGTAACACCGACTAAAAGGTCATTGGTGGCTGACGTAGAGGAGAATAAAGCCGAGAAGGTAGAGTCTGTCGAACCAGTCAAAGAACCCGTTAAAACAGCTGTAAAGGAGGCACCAAGCAATGATCAAGAACCTGCCAAAGACGGGGCAAACCAGCAAAACCTCTTCGACAACCTCAATGATGTTGGATCAGAAGCTGACGCCGAATAA
- a CDS encoding PD-(D/E)XK nuclease-like domain-containing protein codes for MIKNLPKTGQTSKTSSTTSMMLDQKLTPNNYYENWTDRAYMSPTVFKRFLACEAEALAKLQGKWEPVMNSTALVVGNWLHSYFESEKAHAKFVDEHPEAISSRGPSKGYLKKDFKIAESMIEALSDDHDFNLLYQGDKEVIVTGEIGGYPWKGKIDCLNLKQGYFVDLKTTADIYKGYWNEESREREPFVYAYNYQLQMAVYQELIKQQFGVMCKPYIVAVSKQDPPDKQAIDLPEYRLTNAMNQILDSQQHIQDVIKGEADPIQCGHCAYCRSTKKLESVVSADDLLID; via the coding sequence ATGATCAAGAACCTGCCAAAGACGGGGCAAACCAGCAAAACCTCTTCGACAACCTCAATGATGTTGGATCAGAAGCTGACGCCGAATAATTATTATGAGAACTGGACTGATCGGGCCTACATGTCGCCGACGGTGTTTAAACGGTTTCTAGCATGTGAAGCAGAAGCGTTAGCCAAGTTGCAGGGTAAATGGGAGCCAGTTATGAACTCAACGGCGCTAGTCGTTGGAAATTGGCTTCACAGCTACTTCGAAAGCGAGAAAGCTCATGCCAAGTTTGTTGATGAACATCCAGAGGCAATTTCAAGCCGGGGCCCAAGCAAGGGCTACCTAAAAAAGGACTTCAAAATTGCTGAATCCATGATTGAAGCCTTATCTGACGATCATGATTTTAATCTTCTTTATCAAGGCGATAAAGAAGTGATTGTAACTGGTGAAATCGGTGGTTATCCCTGGAAGGGCAAGATTGATTGCCTCAATTTGAAACAAGGTTACTTCGTTGATCTAAAGACGACCGCTGATATTTATAAGGGTTATTGGAATGAAGAAAGCCGTGAACGGGAACCATTTGTTTATGCGTATAACTATCAGCTTCAAATGGCCGTGTATCAGGAACTGATTAAGCAGCAATTCGGTGTGATGTGTAAACCGTACATCGTGGCAGTAAGCAAACAGGATCCACCAGACAAGCAGGCTATTGATTTACCGGAGTACCGACTTACTAATGCTATGAACCAGATATTGGACTCTCAACAGCATATTCAAGATGTCATTAAAGGCGAAGCAGATCCTATCCAATGCGGACATTGTGCTTATTGTCGTAGTACCAAAAAGTTAGAGAGCGTCGTTAGTGCAGACGACTTACTCATAGATTGA
- a CDS encoding DnaD domain-containing protein, protein MDYFKQRRAYRNFKMYEASVSNGQNNLYRELLDYANDEGKLDVQFRMKNSALLSLTGLSEPGLDKARNSLVQLGLIKYVRGKKNVKPPEYRIINLYSRSAGYPTSNPTTSHKSRPTGLDKVGQPVGQGGGQPVEHKELTSTDPDLTDTDSYDDDAGVTREQVINDWTNLWGFPNGIARPEIDEWLEEFKPEVIAYAIWVAGEHQIGSNACLKYVRAIVAGWKKRNITTLEQAKKAAANHDDRMKSERKPSGYSKPRRKEVTPKWMQNGASQADSKPNSSDNQQDDMSDDDFLALMNSQEEAK, encoded by the coding sequence TTGGATTACTTCAAGCAACGACGAGCGTACCGCAATTTTAAAATGTATGAAGCGAGTGTCTCTAACGGCCAAAATAATCTGTATCGCGAGTTATTAGACTATGCGAACGATGAAGGCAAGTTGGACGTTCAGTTTCGCATGAAAAATTCGGCATTACTCAGTCTGACAGGACTATCCGAACCCGGCCTCGATAAAGCACGCAACTCATTAGTGCAACTAGGACTAATTAAATACGTTAGAGGCAAGAAAAATGTGAAACCGCCTGAATATCGCATTATTAATTTATATAGTAGGTCAGCTGGTTACCCAACCAGTAACCCAACTACAAGTCATAAAAGTAGGCCAACTGGTTTAGATAAAGTAGGTCAACCGGTTGGGCAAGGTGGAGGTCAACCAGTAGAACATAAAGAACTTACTAGTACTGACCCTGACTTGACTGATACTGACTCTTATGATGATGACGCGGGTGTCACGCGCGAGCAGGTCATTAACGATTGGACCAACCTGTGGGGATTTCCAAATGGTATTGCCCGACCTGAGATTGATGAATGGCTGGAAGAGTTCAAGCCTGAGGTGATTGCCTATGCAATTTGGGTTGCTGGAGAACATCAGATTGGATCTAATGCATGTTTGAAATACGTTCGTGCAATTGTTGCGGGTTGGAAGAAACGAAATATTACGACGTTAGAGCAGGCTAAAAAGGCTGCTGCTAATCATGACGACCGCATGAAGAGCGAAAGAAAACCTAGTGGCTATTCAAAACCACGCCGTAAAGAAGTTACGCCAAAGTGGATGCAAAACGGCGCTTCTCAGGCGGATTCTAAGCCAAATTCAAGTGATAACCAGCAGGACGATATGAGTGACGATGATTTTCTAGCGCTCATGAACAGTCAGGAGGAAGCTAAATGA
- a CDS encoding ArpU family phage packaging/lysis transcriptional regulator, translated as MMGEQQVISDEIFPPIDQEKTIKQVRRFLDKKLPQAVRASGHSVADLKSPSMDGMPKSAPAGNSAEDRITRRLYAEQIVRQTIQAMARCDHECQEILDRLYLQGYSDTMCYMDIGYSKTQYFDRWKPLAMLQFAQSYYLEDLNIYQNRTQTGL; from the coding sequence ATGATGGGCGAACAGCAAGTTATTTCAGATGAAATTTTTCCACCAATTGACCAGGAGAAAACAATTAAACAGGTGCGGCGGTTCCTGGATAAGAAGTTACCGCAAGCAGTTCGGGCGTCCGGCCATTCGGTCGCTGATCTAAAATCGCCTAGCATGGATGGCATGCCTAAGTCGGCCCCAGCTGGTAACTCGGCCGAGGATCGGATTACACGCCGCCTGTACGCTGAGCAAATTGTCCGACAGACTATTCAGGCCATGGCTCGCTGTGATCATGAGTGCCAGGAGATATTAGATCGGCTATATTTACAAGGTTACAGCGACACGATGTGCTACATGGATATTGGCTACAGCAAGACTCAGTATTTTGATCGCTGGAAGCCATTGGCAATGCTGCAGTTTGCACAGAGCTATTACCTAGAAGACCTGAATATTTATCAAAACCGGACTCAGACCGGACTTTAA
- a CDS encoding abortive infection family protein, whose amino-acid sequence MRHPSKILRPEVDSFGVEAIDERYSEMNDSYNEKKYGESVNYARSMVESTCKWIFKTIKGYEIDKDRYHLLPELAQITLHVLESELSSQEHITKIFNKLIATIVEIGSLRNSTSVSHGSSVRTESVTSVEARFVIFAAEDITLTLLDLLFNKTHSLKRNAVHSVIDPKGMTKLREDDSFVTYKLDDNASLGTGTEFTVFKNCNVIYQAVVTLPKWVDASSDQEFMSEHMRDYMENDAIETGKKGISGYMYYSAKKDFMYEVQVEGNVIYITNV is encoded by the coding sequence ATGAGACATCCTAGTAAAATCTTAAGGCCGGAGGTTGATAGTTTTGGTGTTGAAGCAATCGACGAACGTTATTCGGAGATGAATGATAGCTATAACGAAAAGAAATATGGTGAGTCGGTTAATTATGCTCGAAGTATGGTGGAATCAACTTGTAAATGGATTTTTAAAACAATTAAAGGCTACGAAATTGATAAGGATAGGTATCATCTATTACCTGAACTTGCTCAAATAACGTTGCATGTATTAGAATCTGAATTATCCTCGCAAGAACACATAACTAAGATATTCAATAAATTGATTGCCACGATTGTTGAGATAGGAAGTCTTAGAAATTCGACATCTGTATCTCATGGATCATCTGTACGAACAGAATCTGTAACATCTGTTGAGGCTAGATTTGTTATATTTGCAGCAGAAGATATAACTTTGACTTTATTGGATCTTTTATTCAATAAAACACATTCTTTAAAGAGAAATGCGGTACATTCTGTTATTGATCCTAAGGGAATGACAAAGCTTCGTGAAGACGATAGTTTTGTTACCTATAAATTAGACGATAACGCTTCTTTGGGTACAGGAACTGAATTTACAGTATTCAAGAATTGTAATGTTATTTATCAGGCGGTTGTTACCTTGCCGAAATGGGTCGATGCTAGTTCAGATCAAGAGTTTATGTCTGAACATATGCGAGATTATATGGAAAATGATGCAATAGAAACAGGTAAAAAGGGAATTAGCGGATATATGTATTATTCTGCTAAAAAGGATTTTATGTATGAGGTACAAGTCGAGGGTAATGTAATTTATATCACTAATGTTTAA
- a CDS encoding DUF2829 domain-containing protein, giving the protein MVVMIHSKYGYEPPEWVQADARLDRWYKDKKRRAKQHGAFRLDKNNEEAIMNFGEAIKALKLGKRVARKGWNGKGIFIKLKKGEPLNTPNNRFNEVMTHDFIYIDTTGLRTNNPNAPMDRVPWLASQTDMLADDWVVVE; this is encoded by the coding sequence ATGGTAGTAATGATTCACAGCAAATATGGGTACGAGCCGCCTGAATGGGTGCAGGCTGATGCTCGGCTAGATAGGTGGTACAAGGATAAGAAGCGTCGTGCTAAACAGCATGGCGCTTTTCGTTTGGATAAAAATAATGAGGAAGCAATTATGAATTTTGGTGAAGCAATTAAGGCGTTGAAATTGGGTAAGCGTGTTGCACGTAAGGGTTGGAACGGCAAAGGCATCTTCATTAAATTGAAAAAGGGAGAACCTTTGAACACTCCCAATAATCGTTTTAATGAGGTTATGACTCACGATTTCATTTATATTGACACGACTGGGCTACGCACGAACAATCCGAATGCACCTATGGATCGAGTTCCATGGTTAGCTAGTCAAACTGATATGCTAGCTGATGACTGGGTCGTGGTCGAATAA
- a CDS encoding terminase small subunit, translating into MTEKYEQAEQDYMAGMKYKDIATKYDVSLNTVKSWKGRYGWQRGSAKKNAPTKSKMVHTKAKKGAPKIIDELEANSKLTDKQKLFCLFYLQRFNATWAYMKAYKCDYDTAMRSGSRLLRNVEIKNQLAELKQQQRSELLITIDNITHEYAKQAFASLGDVLDYKVHEELVTDTDGNVFLDTDDNPVKKHVADIYLKPSNQIDWSLVQDIHRGKDGLVVKLYDKQKALDSLSKLIGADDGNANEQKIRKLKADADIAEAKARIMNASTDSTEAKVSEYLDKLDDVLGGDSDGN; encoded by the coding sequence ATGACAGAAAAGTATGAGCAGGCTGAACAAGACTATATGGCTGGTATGAAGTACAAGGACATTGCTACTAAGTATGATGTTAGCTTAAATACTGTCAAGTCGTGGAAGGGCCGTTATGGCTGGCAACGTGGCAGTGCTAAAAAGAATGCACCCACTAAGTCAAAAATGGTGCACACAAAAGCCAAAAAGGGTGCACCTAAAATAATCGATGAACTAGAGGCAAATAGTAAGCTTACAGATAAGCAGAAACTGTTCTGCCTCTTTTATTTGCAACGTTTTAATGCAACATGGGCTTACATGAAAGCTTATAAATGTGATTATGATACTGCCATGCGTTCAGGAAGTAGACTGTTGAGAAATGTTGAGATTAAGAATCAACTTGCGGAGCTGAAGCAGCAGCAGCGTTCCGAGCTACTAATAACGATTGATAACATCACTCACGAGTACGCTAAGCAGGCGTTTGCTAGCCTTGGTGATGTACTAGATTACAAGGTACACGAAGAATTAGTGACAGACACCGATGGCAACGTGTTCCTTGATACTGATGATAACCCAGTCAAAAAACACGTTGCTGATATATACTTGAAACCGAGTAATCAGATTGATTGGTCACTGGTGCAGGATATTCATCGCGGTAAGGATGGCTTGGTGGTCAAGTTGTACGATAAGCAAAAGGCATTGGATAGCTTGTCTAAATTGATTGGTGCTGACGATGGTAATGCCAACGAACAGAAAATCCGCAAGCTTAAAGCTGACGCGGATATTGCGGAGGCTAAAGCTCGCATTATGAATGCCTCAACCGATAGTACTGAAGCAAAAGTTTCTGAATATCTGGATAAATTGGATGACGTCCTAGGTGGTGATAGCGATGGCAATTAG
- a CDS encoding PBSX family phage terminase large subunit produces MAISELYTPKQVQVLKTLRRTDWRLLINYGAVRSGKTVVDNDAFLMELRRVRQVADKLGVKEPMYILAGYSSKSLQNNVLQELTNKYDINFQFDKHNSFTLFGVKIVQTFTGSIAGLGAIRGMTSFGAYINEASLANEEVFNEILNRCSAQGARIICDTNPDVPTHYLKASYIDNDDPKAGTVSFHFTIDDNTFLPPQYVEHQKAGTPSGMFYDRAILGLWVSGEGMVYKDFNKDEMIIPRAQLPADLTYYAGVDWGYEHKGTIVVMADDRVGNTYLIEEHTRQFEEIDYWVEIAKDIQRRYGRNVKFWADSARPEHVARFQREGLKAFNAKKSVLSGIESVAKCMKQGHFFVIKEAIDAFLDEIYQYVWDEATGLPVKLNDDVMDALRYAVYNTHERLKARTIKKPKGLRG; encoded by the coding sequence ATGGCAATTAGTGAGCTATATACGCCGAAACAAGTTCAAGTGCTGAAAACCTTGCGGCGGACGGACTGGCGACTACTGATAAACTATGGTGCTGTTCGGTCTGGTAAAACTGTCGTTGATAATGACGCCTTCTTGATGGAACTGCGGCGTGTTCGTCAGGTTGCTGACAAATTAGGGGTCAAGGAACCAATGTACATTTTAGCGGGGTATTCAAGCAAGTCGCTACAAAACAACGTATTACAGGAACTGACGAATAAATATGACATTAACTTTCAGTTCGACAAGCATAACTCTTTCACACTGTTTGGCGTGAAAATTGTGCAGACGTTTACCGGGTCTATTGCAGGGCTGGGGGCCATTCGTGGGATGACCTCGTTTGGGGCGTATATTAACGAAGCTAGCCTTGCTAATGAAGAGGTATTCAATGAAATCCTTAATCGGTGCTCAGCACAAGGTGCGCGAATTATTTGCGATACGAACCCAGACGTTCCGACTCACTACTTGAAAGCCAGCTATATTGATAACGATGATCCTAAAGCAGGAACCGTTAGTTTCCATTTTACAATCGATGATAATACCTTTTTGCCCCCACAATACGTTGAACATCAAAAAGCGGGTACGCCGTCCGGAATGTTTTACGACCGTGCAATACTCGGTCTATGGGTATCTGGTGAAGGTATGGTGTATAAAGATTTTAATAAGGACGAAATGATTATTCCACGGGCTCAATTGCCAGCAGACTTAACTTACTATGCGGGAGTCGACTGGGGCTATGAACATAAAGGAACGATTGTTGTCATGGCTGATGATCGAGTTGGCAATACTTATTTGATTGAAGAACATACACGTCAGTTTGAAGAGATTGATTACTGGGTAGAGATTGCAAAAGATATTCAGCGTCGCTATGGCCGAAATGTTAAGTTTTGGGCTGATAGCGCGAGACCCGAACACGTTGCACGCTTCCAACGTGAAGGGCTCAAGGCGTTCAATGCTAAAAAATCGGTTTTATCAGGAATCGAGTCGGTGGCTAAGTGCATGAAGCAAGGCCACTTTTTTGTTATCAAAGAAGCAATTGATGCGTTCTTAGATGAAATCTATCAGTATGTCTGGGATGAGGCTACGGGCTTACCCGTCAAGCTTAACGATGACGTAATGGACGCGTTACGGTATGCCGTCTATAACACACACGAACGGCTCAAGGCACGGACAATTAAGAAGCCAAAGGGATTAAGAGGATAG
- a CDS encoding phage portal protein, with translation MQYDLNKKRGSNVAIDRELAGNIENPSFDVINYAINQQQQRIDRYNMLEHYYEGNQHILSRNLEMAAKLDRADEKVMTNHAKYITDMITGFTTGNPVSISPANGKDIKAITDAQEQMDIDSHNTEMEKDLSVFGCAYELLYIKKVSDATTELAIEKIDPRGCVLVTDDTLDKNPLFGIYYVEKKDLLGNAKGCLITVYTAHWIIQYRTKTGRVLSDANLASKSKAIQHYFNGVPLIEYRNNEERQGDFEQTISLINAYNELQSDRITDKKNFVDALLVVYGFTLDEGEDGEGANLKDGILEAPGKGDQGASVEWLTKSFDESQLQVLVKSIKDDIHQTSYVPNMNDENFAGTISGEAMKYKLFGLLQLLATKQRYLTRGIRQRLQLMQNILAFKGQSVDASGATINIVPDIPVNMADVISNIKNAEGVIPQLVSLGWLPGTNDPQELIKMLDQEKEKALKLQQKAMGGEPATDNEEVTADDSGNVSIKQKAGSELSDNGPRE, from the coding sequence ATGCAGTATGATTTGAACAAGAAGCGCGGGTCCAACGTTGCGATTGACCGTGAATTGGCTGGCAATATTGAAAACCCTAGCTTTGATGTAATTAACTATGCTATCAATCAACAACAGCAACGTATTGACCGTTATAACATGTTGGAACACTACTATGAGGGTAATCAGCACATCTTAAGCCGAAATCTTGAGATGGCGGCTAAGTTGGATCGTGCAGATGAAAAGGTAATGACGAACCACGCCAAATACATTACTGACATGATTACCGGCTTTACAACTGGTAATCCGGTATCCATTTCACCGGCGAACGGCAAGGATATTAAAGCCATTACGGATGCTCAGGAGCAAATGGATATTGATTCGCATAATACGGAGATGGAGAAAGATTTAAGCGTGTTTGGGTGTGCCTATGAGCTGCTATACATCAAAAAGGTGTCAGACGCAACTACCGAGTTGGCAATTGAAAAAATTGATCCGCGCGGCTGTGTGCTGGTAACGGATGACACGTTGGATAAAAATCCGCTGTTTGGTATTTACTACGTGGAAAAGAAGGACCTGCTTGGTAATGCTAAGGGTTGTTTGATTACTGTCTATACGGCCCACTGGATTATTCAGTATCGAACCAAGACAGGACGAGTGCTATCAGATGCTAATTTGGCAAGCAAATCTAAGGCCATTCAACATTATTTTAATGGTGTCCCACTTATTGAGTATCGTAATAACGAAGAGCGTCAAGGTGATTTTGAGCAAACGATTAGCCTAATCAACGCCTATAACGAATTACAGTCAGACCGTATCACCGATAAAAAGAACTTCGTGGATGCCTTGCTGGTAGTCTATGGCTTTACCCTAGATGAGGGCGAGGACGGTGAAGGAGCTAACTTGAAGGACGGTATTCTAGAAGCGCCTGGTAAAGGCGACCAGGGTGCTAGCGTTGAATGGTTGACCAAGAGCTTTGACGAATCACAGCTACAAGTACTTGTTAAGTCGATTAAGGATGACATTCATCAAACGTCTTACGTCCCTAACATGAATGACGAAAACTTTGCAGGGACGATTAGCGGTGAAGCTATGAAATACAAGCTATTCGGTTTACTCCAATTGTTAGCGACTAAGCAGCGATACTTAACACGTGGAATTCGCCAGCGTCTACAACTGATGCAGAACATTTTAGCGTTTAAAGGCCAGTCAGTAGATGCCTCCGGAGCGACAATTAATATTGTTCCTGATATTCCAGTCAACATGGCGGATGTCATTAGCAATATCAAGAATGCTGAAGGTGTCATTCCGCAATTGGTATCACTCGGGTGGTTGCCTGGGACAAATGACCCACAAGAGTTAATTAAGATGCTGGATCAGGAAAAGGAGAAAGCACTCAAGCTACAGCAGAAAGCTATGGGCGGCGAGCCTGCCACAGATAACGAGGAGGTAACTGCGGATGATTCTGGCAACGTTTCAATTAAACAAAAAGCAGGTAGTGAGTTATCAGATAACGGGCCACGCGAATAG
- a CDS encoding ribosomal-processing cysteine protease Prp has product MSYQITGHANSAIKGHDLVCAAVSVLGQAITNELSNATIKENGGLFIGLIEPSADNKVLCETLLHGLQDISAQYPQNLQVVVKGN; this is encoded by the coding sequence GTGAGTTATCAGATAACGGGCCACGCGAATAGTGCTATTAAGGGCCATGACCTAGTTTGTGCTGCTGTTTCGGTGCTCGGCCAAGCCATCACTAATGAGCTATCTAACGCCACTATTAAAGAAAATGGTGGCTTGTTTATTGGATTGATTGAGCCCAGTGCTGATAACAAAGTTCTGTGTGAGACCTTATTACACGGACTACAAGATATTTCAGCACAATATCCTCAGAATTTGCAAGTGGTGGTGAAGGGTAATTAA